The following are from one region of the Apostichopus japonicus isolate 1M-3 chromosome 17, ASM3797524v1, whole genome shotgun sequence genome:
- the LOC139985211 gene encoding G-protein coupled receptor moody-like: MTNLEVTIMSTTDSPGFVFEDPLQRTILAVFAALVAAIGIPGNILVMVAVSFSKRLQTKTNAFVVNLACSDLTTCLVLPFQVVALLNDTWPLSEKFCSFIAVVVWVGLGSSIVNLALISFNRFILITKPRGYYDHLYSKRNIILMLASSWVIPILLVTVPPLCGLGGIGYSQRYKICSADSTHPLSEVYSFISSVLVGIPCLIIIVTCYVKIYRFLRAKNRELFSSQKTEQDNKVNGQSVAFKRQVQVTKNMCLVVCSYVICCMPFVITCVKIGSYPAIPWVSVFLVANCCVNPVIYGLKHPLFRDVFRRILSCKLGLIREPSTFLQSFRTTSTSN, from the coding sequence ATGACGAACCTGGAGGTAACTATCATGTCAACAACAGATTCACCTGGTTTCGTTTTTGAGGATCCACTGCAGAGAACGATCCTCGCAGTATTCGCTGCACTGGTCGCGGCGATCGGTATCCCCGGTAATATTCTGGTCATGGTTGCTGTATCCTTCTCCAAAAGGCTACAAACCAAGACAAATGCATTTGTCGTTAATTTGGCGTGTTCGGACCTGACGACATGTCTCGTGCTTCCGTTCCAAGTTGTTGCTTTGTTGAACGATACTTGGCCACTATCAGAGAAGTTCTGCTCTTTTATTGCAGTTGTTGTTTGGGTCGGGCTTGGCAGCAGCATCGTCAATCTCGCCTTAATCTCCTTTAACCGTTTCATATTAATAACTAAACCTCGCGGTTACTACGATCACCTATATTCGAAGAGAAATATTATTCTTATGCTGGCTTCCTCGTGGGTCATTCCGATCTTACTGGTTACTGTTCCTCCTTTGTGTGGCCTTGGAGGAATAGGATACTCCCAGCGGTACAAGATATGTTCAGCGGACTCAACTCACCCTCTGTCTGAAGTTTACTCATTTATCAGCAGTGTTCTCGTAGGGATTCCATGTTTGATAATAATCGTTACTTGTTACGTGAAAATCTATCGCTTTCTTCGAGCGAAAAATCGCGAGCTTTTCTCGAGTCAGAAAACTGAGCAGGACAACAAAGTCAATGGTCAATCAGTTGCCTTTAAGAGACAAGTGCAGGTGACGAAGAACATGTGTTTGGTGGTATGTTCTTATGTCATCTGCTGCATGCCTTTTGTAATTACCTGTGTCAAAATAGGCAGTTATCCTGCTATCCCGTGGGTATCAGTTTTCCTCGTCGCTAACTGTTGCGTGAATCCAGTCATTTATGGGTTAAAGCATCCTTTATTCAGAGATGTTTTTCGACGTATCTTGTCGTGCAAGCTTGGACTCATTCGAGAGCCATCGACGTTTTTGCAGTCTTTCAGAACTACATCTACGAGTAACTAA